The window GAGCAATCCGGGTCACCTCGCCCAGCTCGCCAACGCACTCAACAACCTCGGCGCCCACTACGGCGATCTGGGCCGTCACACCGACGCACTGCCCCCAACCGAGGAGGCCGTCGAGCTCTACGGTGCGCTGGCCGAGGAGAACTCCGGCCATCTGCCCAATCTCGCCAATGCCCTCAACAACCTCGGCATTCACCTCGGCGAGCTGGGCCGCCATACCGACGCACTGCCTCCCGTCAAGAAGGCCATCGGCCTCTATGTCACGCTGGCCGAAACCAGCCCCGCCCACCTCCCCGACCTCGCCGGAGCCCACAACAACCTCGCCATCCACTACGGCGGCCTCAGCCGCCACACCGACGCATTGCCCCACGCCGAAGCGGCCGTGGCCCTCTACCGCACCCTCGCGGAAGAGAACCCCGCCCACCTGCCCGACCTCGCCGGAGTCCTCAACAACCTCGGCAACCACTACAGCAGCCTCGGCCGCCACACCGAGGCCATCAGGACGGCCAAGGAAGCCGTGGACCGGTGGCGCGCTCTGACCGACACCGACCCCGGCCATCTGTCCGACCTCGCGGGCGCCCTCGACAATCTCGGCGCCCACTCCCGTGAGCTGGGTGAATCAACAGAAGAGCTGTGGGCCGAGATCCTCGGTCAGGCCGCGCCGGACACCGCCGCTCAGCTTCTGCTGTACCGCGCCCACCACGCTTCCCCGGGCGACCCGAGCGCCACGGCATGGCTCGTCGAGGTCGAGCGGTCGGCGGTCGCTGCCGACGACCCTGGGCTGCTCTGGTTCCTGCACGCGGTCGGCCGTCGGCACCGCGCCGCCGACGCGGACGTATTCGACCGCGACTGGCACCGCATCACCGGCACGGCCCCGCCCGCCTGGCTCACCCTCGATCCCGGTCTGCTCGAGCAGGCCGAAGCCTGGATCAACACCAAGCACTACACCGCCGAACGGGCACATCTCGCGGCGCACCCGGAGCTGCTGGCGCCGGAGGCGGACAGCTGCGTGGAGGAGGCGCTGCTCGCGGTGGTGGACGAGGCCGCCGAGCGCTATCGCGAGCTGCGCCGAACGGCCCGGCGGGAAGGCGTGGACGCCGCGTACCACCCCACCCTGTGCTCCGTTCTCGCCTATGAGTTCGCCACCGCCGAAACAGCGGATCAGAGAACCCTGCTCGAACAGCGCCGCGACGACCTGCTGGACGATCTCGTTCTCACTGTGCTCTCCGGGGACAAGGGCTATCAGTCCGCCCGTGCGGCGGCCCTGCTGACGCTCGCCCAACTCAACGCCGAGGGCCCCGCGTTCGACGCGTTGGACGATCCGTCCCGCTTCCCCGCCCTGCTCCACGACGCGGCACGACAGCCCGACCGGGCGGTGCTGGACGCCATCGGATTCCTCGCGCTCTCCGCCGCCCACGACGACGAAGTCCTCATGGCCGAAGCCGAGTTCCACCTCGCCGTCGCCGCCGCGATCTCCGGCGACGAGGAGTCGGCCACCAACCTCCTGAACGACGCATGCGACGCCGCCCCCGACCACATCCCCACCTGGATCACCGCCCTGGCCGAAATCTCCCCCCACCACCAGGCCGCCCTCACCCTGATCCCCCACCTCACCGCCCGCCTCCAGAACCCGAGCGACCCCGATGACAACTGACCTGGTAGTAGTCCTCCCCGGCATCACCGGCAGCACCCTCCGCACCGAGGAAGGCCTCGTCTGGTCCCCCACCCCGGGCGCCGTCCTCAAGGCGATCAAGTCGTTCGGCCGCTCCATCAACAACCTCCGCCTCCCCGAAGGCATCGGCGACGACCACCCCGGCGACGGCGTGGAACCGGTCGCCCTGATGACCACCCTCCACCTGATCCCCGGCATCTGGACCCCGGTCAAGGGCTACGACAAACTCCTCGCCCGCCTCCGCACCCTCGGCTACACGGAAGCCGCGGGCAACCTCCTGCCGGTCCCCTACGACTGGCGCCTCTCCAACCGCTACAACGCCCGCCGCCTGGCCACAATCGTCGAACCGGCCCTGGACCGCCGGCGCGCCAAGCACCCCCGCAACGCAGAGGCCCAACTCACCTTCGTCTGCCACTCCATGGGCGGCCTCATAGCGCGCTGGTACATCGAGAAATGCGACGGCGCCGCGCACACCCGCAAGCTGATCACCCTCGGCACCCCCTACCGAGGCGCGGCCAAATCCCTCGACCAGCTGGTCAACGGCGCCCACCAACGCCTGGGCCCGCTCTCCTTCGACCTCACCACCTTCGCCCGCACCCTCCCCTCCCTCCACCAGCTCCTCCCCGAGTACGCCTGCATCGAGGACCCGCAGACCGGCACCCTCGCCAAGACCACCGAAATCAAGAGCCTCCCCGAGCTGAGCCGCACGCAGACGGAAGACGCCATGCTCTTCCACACCGATCTACGCGCGGCCGAAGCGGCCCGCCCCGCCTCCCTCACCACCACCCACGCCATCGTCGGCATCCAGCAGAACACCCCCACCACCGCCCGCCTGCAGCACAACACCCTCACCCTCCACCCCACCTACACCGCCCAACACCTCTACGGCGACGGCACGGTCCCCCTCGTCGCCGCCTGCCGCGCCGACGTCCCCATGAACAGCAACACCCTCCGCCGCGTCCCCGACCACCACGGCAACCTTCAGCGCAACCCGGCCGCCCTGGACGAACTCGAGGGCATTCTCACCGCGAGCGACATCGTCGTTCGCGCACCGGAGGAGACACACCTACGCCTGGACGTCCCCGAACTCATCACAACCGACGAGGACTTGACGGTCCGACTCACCTCGGCCGCCGGCACCAGAACCGCCGTACTCCTCACCATCAAGGACGAAACCGGCACCCCTGCACACTCGCGGGTCGTCTACCCGGGCCCCGAGCCCCTCGAAGCCCTCTTCGACGGCCTTCCCCCCGGCGCTTACACCGTCAACGCCACCGGCACCAGCCCCGGCTCCCCGATCGCCCCGGTCAGCGCCGCCACCTTGGTGTGGGCATGACTTCTGGCGCCCCCTGAAGAGCCGGTACGGCTACTGAGCGCGTCGGAACTCACCCAGACGGCCCCGCAACCGCTGTGCCCGCAACACCAGTTCCAGCTCGAAGCGGCGGTCGGGGTCGTCTATCTCGTCGCCCCACAGCTCACGGATCTGACGCAGGCGGTAACGGACGGTCTGGGGGTGGACGCCCAGTCGGGCCGCCACCTCCGGCGCACCGCCCCTCGTCTCCAGCCACGCCAGTAACGTCTCCGCGAGGCGGCGGCCGTGGGTCGGGCCGCAGTGGGCCAGGGGGGCCAGGCAGCGCAGGGCCAAGTCGTCTATCAGTTCCTCGGGTTGGAGCAGCACCAGCGCTTCCGTGTGCTCCGTGCAGTACAGGACCTCGCCCGTCGGCAACAGGCCGCGTTCCATCAGCCGTACCGCCGCCTCCGCCCAGCGCAGCGACTTCGCCGCGTCCGTCAGCGGGACCGGCGGGCCTATCGCGCCCGACCAGCCCGTCAGGGCTCGGTGCAACAGCTCCGAGCGGCCTGCCGCGTCCGGTTCCGGGACGACCATCCTGGGCTGCTCGTACTCCATGTCCAGGAGTACGCCCTGGCCGACCGCGGGCGCCACCGCCTCCCTCGCCGGGCGCAGCAGGACGCCGACTGCGGCCTTGCCGGGGAGCGGCCAGCCGATGCGTGCGGCGCGTTCGGTGAGGGCGTCGGCCGGGTCGCCCCGGTGGTGTTCGGCCAACAGGAGTTCCATCAGGCGGCGTTGGAGGCGCAGTCGCTCCCCGGCCTGGCGAGCCGCCGCTTCCGCGTAGCCGCGTACCGACTGGTCCACGAGGCCGTCGAGGTACTCGTAGCCCGCGTCCACCAGTTCGTACATCGCCGGTGGCGGGATCTCCACGCGCTGGCCGATGTCGGCGAAACAGCGCCAGGCCAGCCGTACCCCCATGCGGTAGATCGCCTGGAGGGAGTCCAGGCTGCGGCCGTTGAGGCCCTCGCCCCTGCCGAAGTCCTGGAACACTCCCGGCGGGACCGTCGGGCGGCCCTCCGCCGTCTCCAGGTGCTGGACGAAGACCTCGATCGCCCGGCGGATGCCGATCAGGGCCATCGGCTCGCCCGACTCGTCGAGGACGAGCGGCAGATGGGGGTACTCGCGGCGGATCTCGGTCATGATCTCTTCGGCGAGTGCCGGTGCCTCGGCCATGGCGATGGCCGCGAAGCGCCGCACCTGGAGGCGCGGGACGTCGTGCCAGGCCGAGCGGGTCGAGACGGCGTCGGTGCGGGCAGCGGACGGCACGGGTCAACTCCCCTGGCCGGCTTGTTCGTAGGTGATCAGGGGGTTGTTCGGCTGGTCGGGGGTGGCCTCCAGCAGGGCGACCACGCCGAGCGCGGCCCCCACCGCCAGGGCGGCGGCGAGCGCTACGGTCAGCGCGGCGGCGAGCAGTCTGGACATCGCAGGGTCAGCCTCTCTGTACAAACTCTGTACAACCGCTGTTCGGTCGCCCCACCCGGGCTTTCCGTCCCTGCCTGTCGGGCCCCAGTGTCGACACGACATTGACACCTCGTCAAGGGGCGCCTACGGTTCCCGGCCCAGACGGGTGCCGTGCTTCGGACCGTGCCGCACCCCTCTCGCACGCGCACCTTCACCCTCGGCGCGGCCACCCCCCACGTCGCGTCGTCCCGAGCCTCTGGAGTGCCCGGATGCGCCGTACAGCCTCACCTTTGTCGCTGATCCTGCTGGGTCTCGGCACGTTCCTGCTCGTCCTGGCACCCATGCTCGCCTGGTACGTCGAGCCACGGGCCGCCGTGAACCCGATCGACATCGACACCACCGCCGTCTACAAGGGCACCGGCAGCGTCTTCGACACCGAGAAGATCGAGACCGTCCCGAACCGGACCATCACCGTCACCCAGCGGGTCCGGGGAAATGTCGCGGAGAGTGAGGACAGCGGCAACGCGGTGTGGGATGTGATCACCACCGTCGACACCGACAAGTCGCTGCCCGCCGAGGATCCGCACGACGCGCTGGACTACGTACCGCATCGATGGGTGATGGACCGGAAGACGACCCGGCCAGTGCACTGTTGCGAGGAGAAGCCCCACATCGAGGGCGAGGCCTATCTGAAGTTCCCCTTCGACGTGCAGAAGCGGGACTACCGGTGGTGGGACAACACCCTCGGCGGGACGGTCACGATGAGTTACCGGGGTACCAAGGAGATTCAGGGGTACACCGGTTACCGGTTCACCGCGACGGTACCGGCGACGAAGACCGGGACACGGCTGGTGCCGGGCCGGCTCGTCGACCTGGACACACCGCAGGTGCTGGCCGAGGAGTGGTACGCCAACCACGGCGTTGAACTGGTAGTCGACCAGGCCACGGGCCGTGTGCTGTATGCCCAGACCGGTCCGCGCCGCACCCTGCGCGCACCCGGCGGCAAGGAGGACGCGGCGGTGCTGCTGGACAGCCGGAAGATCGCGTTCACCACCGAGACGCAGAAGCAGGCCGTGTCGCAGGCGGAGGACGACAGCGGGCGACTGGAGCTGGTGGGGCGGACGTTGCCGATCGGGGCGGGTGTGGTGGGATTCGTCCTCGCCGTGGCCGGGATCGTTTTGGTGGTACGAGGGAGGCAGCGTCCCGGTTCATCCGAATCGCCCCAGCCGACGCTCACGATATGACATTACGTCAGCTCTAATAAAGCCCGAAATTGTCACTTCGGTGAGTAGCCGTGACGAACGGCTGGGCGAAAACTGTCCACCCCACCCGAGCACAACCCGTCCACAGCCCACACGCAGCCCGTGTACAGAAAGCCCCCGGTTCCCCCACGGAAACACCCATCTCGCCCCAGCCGTAACCAATCGGCGCGTTCTTCCCCCACGCTGAGTTCCGCACCCCGAGACATGTTGGAGCACCGATGCCCCAGCACGTGCCGTCTTCGCTGCGCGCCCCGTTCCCCACGGTGCCGCAGCACCCTCCGGCGCTCCCCCCACAGCCGCGCCGAATCGTTTTCCTCGCCCATCGAGACCTGGGCAACCGGTCCGCCGGCGGCTCCGAACTGCTCGTCGACCGACTCGCCGACGGACTGACCCACCTCGGCCACCAGGTCACCCTCCTCTGCGGCGGCCCCGCGGCCTACCGCGACTACCGGGTCGTCTCCGCGGGCGGCACCCACAGCCACTATCTGCGCGCCCGCTCCGCCTTCGCCCGCCAGGTCGGCGAGACCGATCTGCTGGTCGAGGTCTGCAACGGAGTGCCGTATCTGGCGCCGCTGTGGCATCGCGGTCCCACGCTGTGCCTTGTGAACCACGTTCACACCGACCTGTGGCGGATGAGATTCGGGGGACCCTTGGCCCCGGCCGCCCGTATCGGGCGAAGACTGGAGCACTGGGCGCTGACCGGTGCGCAGCAGCGGAGTCTGCTGGTCGCCGTCTCCCCGTCGACCGCCCATGCGCTGCGGACGATCGGCGTCGAGCGGGAGCGGATACGCGTCGTCCACAACGGTGTGGAGGAGCCGGGCCCGCGCGCGGATCGCTCCTCCGAGCCGCTGTTCGTGGCGGTGGGGCGGCTCGTCGAGTACAAGCGGATCGACTTGCTTCTGCGGTTGTGGGAGCGGGTGCGGCCGGTCACCGGCGGCCGGCTTCTCATCGTGGGGGACGGTCCTGAACGGGGTCGTCTTGAGCAACTCGCCGGTCCTGGAGTCGAGTTCACCGGGCATGTGACCGAGGCCGAGAAGCACCGGCTGCTATGTGCGGCCTGGCTGCTGCTGCATCCCTCCGCGGTGGAGGGGTGGGGCCTGGTGGTGACGGAGGCGGCGGCTCGGGAGACTCCGGCCATTGCCTTTGATGTGCCTGGTCTTCGGGATTCCGTGATCGACGGGGAGACCGGGCTGCTCGCCTCCGGTGAGTCCTCGTTCGCCGCCGCGTGGTGCACGTTGGCGTTGTCCGGGCATCGCCGGGAGCTGATGGGCAAGGCCGCGCGGGATCATGCCGCCGGGTATCGGTGGGATCGGACTGTCCGGCAGTTCCGGGCGGTTGCGGCGGAGGCGGTGCGAGGTTGGGCGTCGTGACTCCGGTGAAGGACCCCTCCTTCCGTCGATCCCTCGGACTCTTCCGGGCCTTCATGCGCGAGCAGCAGGACCCCGAGGCCTGCTACTCCCTCCTCGCCCGTGACGCCGTGGACCAGGTCGAGGCCTACGACGGACCCGTCGCCGGACGCACAGTCGTCGATGTCGGCGGAGGCAGCGGGTACTTCACCGAGGAGTTCCGGCGGCGCGGCGCACAGGCGTATCTCTTCGAACCGGATCTGACCGAGCTCGGTGAGAAACCCCCCGACGGCAGCGTGATCGCCGACGGATATCTGCTGCCCCTGTACGACCGGGTCGCCGATGTCACCTTCTCCTCCAATGTGCTGGAGCATGTGGCCGACCCGCAGACCTTCCTCAGCGAGCTGATCCGGGTGACCCGGCCCGGCGGGCTGATCTATGTGTCGTTCACCAACTGGCTGTCGCCGTGGGGCGGGCACGAGTGGGCCCCCTGGCACTACCTGGGTGCCGAGCGGGCCCGCGCCCGCTATCGGCGCCGTACCGGAAGGCCCGCCAAGCACACCCTCGGCGAGAACCTGTTCGCCGTGCACATCGGGCCCACCCTGCGGCAGGTCCGCGCCCGCGACGACGTCACGGTCGTCTCGGCACGCTCCCGCTACTGGCCCTTCCTCGCGGAGACCGTCGTCAAGGCGCCCGGCATCCGCGAGTTCGCCACCTGGAACCTCCTCCTCATCCTCCGGCGGTGTCCCTAATGACGACCACGGTCCAGGCTCCCCCTCCGGCAGCCGTTCCCACCACCGCGATCATGGCGGGCCCCCCGGAGGGTCCGCGGTCGCGGCGCTGGCTGCTGGGATTCTGGGCCGTGGTGTTGGTGCTGCTGCTCGCGGTGCACCCGGGCAGGCAGACCTTCGACACCAAGCTCGGGGTGACCGTCGACCCCGGACGGTTCCTGTCCGACCTGGGCCAGCTCTGGCAGGACCAGGGAAGCTTCGGCGGCATCTCCGACCAGTACGCCGGTTATCTGTGGCCGATGCTGCCGTTCTACTGGCTCGCCGATCTCATACGGCTGCCGGTGTGGCTGGCGGAACGGCTGTGGCTGTCGCTCATCGTGTCCGTCGCCTTCTGGGGCGCCCTGCGCCTGGCCGAGCGGCTGCGGGTGGGCAACGGCACCGCCCGGCTGCTCGCGGCCGTGACGTACGCGCTGTGGCCGGTGTTCACGATCGTCGTCGGCTCCACCTC of the Streptomyces sp. NBC_00287 genome contains:
- a CDS encoding esterase/lipase family protein; amino-acid sequence: MTTDLVVVLPGITGSTLRTEEGLVWSPTPGAVLKAIKSFGRSINNLRLPEGIGDDHPGDGVEPVALMTTLHLIPGIWTPVKGYDKLLARLRTLGYTEAAGNLLPVPYDWRLSNRYNARRLATIVEPALDRRRAKHPRNAEAQLTFVCHSMGGLIARWYIEKCDGAAHTRKLITLGTPYRGAAKSLDQLVNGAHQRLGPLSFDLTTFARTLPSLHQLLPEYACIEDPQTGTLAKTTEIKSLPELSRTQTEDAMLFHTDLRAAEAARPASLTTTHAIVGIQQNTPTTARLQHNTLTLHPTYTAQHLYGDGTVPLVAACRADVPMNSNTLRRVPDHHGNLQRNPAALDELEGILTASDIVVRAPEETHLRLDVPELITTDEDLTVRLTSAAGTRTAVLLTIKDETGTPAHSRVVYPGPEPLEALFDGLPPGAYTVNATGTSPGSPIAPVSAATLVWA
- a CDS encoding DUF3068 domain-containing protein, which translates into the protein MRRTASPLSLILLGLGTFLLVLAPMLAWYVEPRAAVNPIDIDTTAVYKGTGSVFDTEKIETVPNRTITVTQRVRGNVAESEDSGNAVWDVITTVDTDKSLPAEDPHDALDYVPHRWVMDRKTTRPVHCCEEKPHIEGEAYLKFPFDVQKRDYRWWDNTLGGTVTMSYRGTKEIQGYTGYRFTATVPATKTGTRLVPGRLVDLDTPQVLAEEWYANHGVELVVDQATGRVLYAQTGPRRTLRAPGGKEDAAVLLDSRKIAFTTETQKQAVSQAEDDSGRLELVGRTLPIGAGVVGFVLAVAGIVLVVRGRQRPGSSESPQPTLTI
- a CDS encoding helix-turn-helix domain-containing protein; protein product: MPSAARTDAVSTRSAWHDVPRLQVRRFAAIAMAEAPALAEEIMTEIRREYPHLPLVLDESGEPMALIGIRRAIEVFVQHLETAEGRPTVPPGVFQDFGRGEGLNGRSLDSLQAIYRMGVRLAWRCFADIGQRVEIPPPAMYELVDAGYEYLDGLVDQSVRGYAEAAARQAGERLRLQRRLMELLLAEHHRGDPADALTERAARIGWPLPGKAAVGVLLRPAREAVAPAVGQGVLLDMEYEQPRMVVPEPDAAGRSELLHRALTGWSGAIGPPVPLTDAAKSLRWAEAAVRLMERGLLPTGEVLYCTEHTEALVLLQPEELIDDLALRCLAPLAHCGPTHGRRLAETLLAWLETRGGAPEVAARLGVHPQTVRYRLRQIRELWGDEIDDPDRRFELELVLRAQRLRGRLGEFRRAQ
- a CDS encoding glycosyltransferase family 4 protein, giving the protein MPQHVPSSLRAPFPTVPQHPPALPPQPRRIVFLAHRDLGNRSAGGSELLVDRLADGLTHLGHQVTLLCGGPAAYRDYRVVSAGGTHSHYLRARSAFARQVGETDLLVEVCNGVPYLAPLWHRGPTLCLVNHVHTDLWRMRFGGPLAPAARIGRRLEHWALTGAQQRSLLVAVSPSTAHALRTIGVERERIRVVHNGVEEPGPRADRSSEPLFVAVGRLVEYKRIDLLLRLWERVRPVTGGRLLIVGDGPERGRLEQLAGPGVEFTGHVTEAEKHRLLCAAWLLLHPSAVEGWGLVVTEAAARETPAIAFDVPGLRDSVIDGETGLLASGESSFAAAWCTLALSGHRRELMGKAARDHAAGYRWDRTVRQFRAVAAEAVRGWAS
- a CDS encoding class I SAM-dependent methyltransferase, which translates into the protein MREQQDPEACYSLLARDAVDQVEAYDGPVAGRTVVDVGGGSGYFTEEFRRRGAQAYLFEPDLTELGEKPPDGSVIADGYLLPLYDRVADVTFSSNVLEHVADPQTFLSELIRVTRPGGLIYVSFTNWLSPWGGHEWAPWHYLGAERARARYRRRTGRPAKHTLGENLFAVHIGPTLRQVRARDDVTVVSARSRYWPFLAETVVKAPGIREFATWNLLLILRRCP